One Tachysurus fulvidraco isolate hzauxx_2018 chromosome 2, HZAU_PFXX_2.0, whole genome shotgun sequence DNA segment encodes these proteins:
- the fblim1 gene encoding filamin-binding LIM protein 1 isoform X1 produces MLSTHLTMTSAVPPKRMVSSVFITLTSPYRATVTPTPQITQHSAVPVSPTTAHTKPSASSTSALESGHGASSAEAQPSTLELRKTHSNKPDSTHTPYRAKREEKHSEGFFLPPPPASLGSSEAPPLPLPPPPPSCPFSDPNHEPPASIRKVCVERAPPAGQSQSQVTAGAHTEEGITPDVCGFCRKPVAVSEPAIEALNRTYHSNCFQCRQCRTALAGKTYYNKAGIPLCEDCYQASLEPCWACGEVIKDHVIRALERAYHPPCFVCTTCRQPIGEQRFAQGEVGEVYCLHDYYRKYAPECSVCGELIIPREDGTDSYTVECLGRSFHEDCYRCELCAMLLSPEPNEHGCHPLDGQILCKPCHLSQIQTTQH; encoded by the exons ATGTTATCAACACATCT CACCATGACGTCTGCTGTCCCACCGAAGAGGATGGTGTCCTCTGTCTTCATTACTCTGACATCTCCATACAGGGCCACGGTCACTCCCACGCCGCAGATCACGCAGCACTCGGCCGTCCCAGTCAGTCCCACCACCGCACACACTAAGCCCTCCGCTTCCTCCACCTCGGCCCTGGAGTCGGGACACGGCGCCTCCTCGGCTGAAGCTCAACCCAGTACTCTGGAGCTCcgcaaaacacacagcaacaaacctgacagtacacacacaccatacagagccaagagagaggagaaacaCTCTGAGG GGTTCTTCCTTCCTCCACCCCCTGCATCTCTGGGCTCTtctgaagccccgccccttcctcTGCCTCCTCCACCACCCAGCTGCCCCTTTTCTGACCCCAACCACGAGCCACCGGCCTCCATACGCAag gtgtgtgtggagagagcgCCTCCTGCTGGTCAGAGTCAGAGCCAGGTGACTGCAGGAGCTCACACCGAGGAGGGGATTACACCAg atgtgtgtggcTTCTGTCGTAAGCCCGTGGCTGTCAGCGAGCCGGCGATTGAGGCGTTAAACAGGACGTACCACAGTAACTGCTTCCAGTGCCGACAGTGTCGCACTGCTCTCGCTGGGAAAACCTACTACAACAAGGCCGGGATCCCTCTGTGTGAGGACTGCTACCAG GCCAGTTTGGAGCCGTGCTGGGCGTGCGGTGAGGTGATTAAAGATCATGTGATCCGAGCGCTGGAACGAGCCTATCACCCACCCTGCTTCGTGTGCACCACCTGCAGGCAGCCAATCGGAGAGCAGCGTTTTGCCCAGGGGGAGGTGGGGGAGGTGTACTGCCTGCACGACTACTACAG gAAATACGCACctgagtgcagtgtgtgtggagagctgaTAATCCCAAGAGAAGACGGGACGGACAGCTACACAGTCGAGTGTCTTGGACGATCTTTTCATGAGGACTGCTAccgctgtgag ctgTGTGCGATGCTTCTCTCCCCGGAGCCCAATGAACACGGCTGCCACCCACTGGACGGACAGATCTTGTGCAAACCCTGCCATCTGTCTCAGATCCAGACGACTCAGCACTGA
- the fblim1 gene encoding filamin-binding LIM protein 1 isoform X2, translating to MTSAVPPKRMVSSVFITLTSPYRATVTPTPQITQHSAVPVSPTTAHTKPSASSTSALESGHGASSAEAQPSTLELRKTHSNKPDSTHTPYRAKREEKHSEGFFLPPPPASLGSSEAPPLPLPPPPPSCPFSDPNHEPPASIRKVCVERAPPAGQSQSQVTAGAHTEEGITPDVCGFCRKPVAVSEPAIEALNRTYHSNCFQCRQCRTALAGKTYYNKAGIPLCEDCYQASLEPCWACGEVIKDHVIRALERAYHPPCFVCTTCRQPIGEQRFAQGEVGEVYCLHDYYRKYAPECSVCGELIIPREDGTDSYTVECLGRSFHEDCYRCELCAMLLSPEPNEHGCHPLDGQILCKPCHLSQIQTTQH from the exons ATGACGTCTGCTGTCCCACCGAAGAGGATGGTGTCCTCTGTCTTCATTACTCTGACATCTCCATACAGGGCCACGGTCACTCCCACGCCGCAGATCACGCAGCACTCGGCCGTCCCAGTCAGTCCCACCACCGCACACACTAAGCCCTCCGCTTCCTCCACCTCGGCCCTGGAGTCGGGACACGGCGCCTCCTCGGCTGAAGCTCAACCCAGTACTCTGGAGCTCcgcaaaacacacagcaacaaacctgacagtacacacacaccatacagagccaagagagaggagaaacaCTCTGAGG GGTTCTTCCTTCCTCCACCCCCTGCATCTCTGGGCTCTtctgaagccccgccccttcctcTGCCTCCTCCACCACCCAGCTGCCCCTTTTCTGACCCCAACCACGAGCCACCGGCCTCCATACGCAag gtgtgtgtggagagagcgCCTCCTGCTGGTCAGAGTCAGAGCCAGGTGACTGCAGGAGCTCACACCGAGGAGGGGATTACACCAg atgtgtgtggcTTCTGTCGTAAGCCCGTGGCTGTCAGCGAGCCGGCGATTGAGGCGTTAAACAGGACGTACCACAGTAACTGCTTCCAGTGCCGACAGTGTCGCACTGCTCTCGCTGGGAAAACCTACTACAACAAGGCCGGGATCCCTCTGTGTGAGGACTGCTACCAG GCCAGTTTGGAGCCGTGCTGGGCGTGCGGTGAGGTGATTAAAGATCATGTGATCCGAGCGCTGGAACGAGCCTATCACCCACCCTGCTTCGTGTGCACCACCTGCAGGCAGCCAATCGGAGAGCAGCGTTTTGCCCAGGGGGAGGTGGGGGAGGTGTACTGCCTGCACGACTACTACAG gAAATACGCACctgagtgcagtgtgtgtggagagctgaTAATCCCAAGAGAAGACGGGACGGACAGCTACACAGTCGAGTGTCTTGGACGATCTTTTCATGAGGACTGCTAccgctgtgag ctgTGTGCGATGCTTCTCTCCCCGGAGCCCAATGAACACGGCTGCCACCCACTGGACGGACAGATCTTGTGCAAACCCTGCCATCTGTCTCAGATCCAGACGACTCAGCACTGA